A single Drosophila ananassae strain 14024-0371.13 chromosome 3L, ASM1763931v2, whole genome shotgun sequence DNA region contains:
- the LOC6494806 gene encoding COP9 signalosome complex subunit 9 homolog, protein MDLNMKPSLAADEMFSEGPGYMEMDESGGATGMMDHLPTNDKHVHADFYNDFDDLFDEDNWARTKAAGDGVK, encoded by the exons ATGGATCTGAACATGAAACCCTCGCTTGCCGCCGACGAAATGTTCTCGGAGGGACCCGGCTACATGGAAATGGATGAG TCTGGAGGCGCAACTGGGATGATGGATCACCTTCCAACCAACGACAAACATGTTCACGCCGACTTCTACAATGATTTCGACGATCTCTTCGATGAGGACAACTGGGCCAGAACCAAGGCGGCTGGGGACGGCGTCAAGTAG
- the LOC6495805 gene encoding UPF0587 protein GA18326, with protein sequence MVRVGLQISATLENVDRLETSHPDYPFFVKLVCSNCGEQSDKWHDITEAERVQQDTRNAAGFNFFMKCKMCSRENSIDIVEKTNAAYTADDAGSFKTIVIFDCRGVEPVDFSPRSGWKVSSAENGQTFEDVDLSEDDWVEYDQKNNNSVGIYEFASKFIKLKK encoded by the exons ATGGTGCGAGTGGGCCTTCAGATTTCCGCCACGCTGGAAAATGTCGACCGGCTTGAGACCAGCCATCCGGACTACCCCTTCTTCGTGAAGCTAGTTTGCAGCAACTGCGGAGAGCAGTCAGACAAGTGGCATGATATCACAGAGGCGGAGCGGGTGCAACAGGACACGCGCAATGCAGCCGGCTTCAATTTCTTTATGAAATGCAAGATGTGCAGCCGGGAGAACAGCATTGACATTGTTGAAAAGACCAATG CGGCCTACACTGCGGATGATGCGGGCTCTTTCAAGACGATCGTAATCTTCGACTGCAGAGGAGTGGAACCAGTCGACTTCTCGCCTCGATCCGGCTGGAAGGTATCCAGCGCTGAAAATGGACAGACATTTGAGGACGTAGATCTATCTGAGGATGACTGGGTGGAATATGaccaaaaaaacaataacTCCGTTGGAATCTATGAGTTTGCATCAAAGTTTATCAAGCTAAAGAAGTGA
- the LOC6495806 gene encoding organic cation transporter protein isoform X1, whose translation MSTPTSPASVPLLDFDEILTQIGEFGRFQRRNYLLICLPVLFAAANSLSYVFTAGAPTYRCLVPACDSLEAPDYGADWVSIAVPGRWNKQGHFTPDTCYKFVENKTDLEIPSSEQCTADNFTTYTERCWQFVYDGCERTIVQEWGLQCQENLWKLAFVGTTHFAGLVVGTALSGYLADRFGRKHVFLDCIVFMALTGVGQALAWDYISFLVFVFLNAVGTSGVYPLAFIIGVEMVGPRKREMSSIVLNYFYAVGEALLGLAFFLPNWRNLQLVLSLPPLVCVGYFWLVPESVRWLLARDRREQAGTIIRKVAKVNRRDISVELMASFKQQELEAQGVTSEEIAADITLVEQKDDQIWVAVKQVLSSHILMGRYAIMLFVWAVNAIVYYGLSLNATSLSGNKYLNFTLVCLVEIPGYSLAWVFLRRLGRRWALSGSLLLCSVTCVASGFVTMAQSEWIWIGAFFKKSWICANWLVVSLFLIGKLGITSSFAVIYTYTAEMMPTVIRSGGVGVMSTFARFGAMLAPFVPLLASYYEPLPLLLFGATSLVAGLVSLLLPETFHKKLPDTVEEAIALGK comes from the exons ATGTCAACTCCAACATCACCAGCATCTGTACCTCTCCTTGACTTTGACGAAATCCTCACCCAAATTGGCGAGTTTGGACGATTCCAGCGACGAAATTATCTACTTATCTGCCTGCCGGTTCTCTTCGCGGCGGCCAATAGCCTGTCATACGTGTTTACGGCGGGGGCACCCACATATCGTTGTCTAGTTCCCGCCTGTGATAGCCTAGAGGCGCCGGATTATGGAGCGGATTGGGTGTCGATAGCCGTTCCCGGGCGATGGAATAAGCAAGGTCATTTCACCCCAGACACCTGTTACAAGTTTGTGGAAAATAAAACCGACTTGGAAATTCCCTCATCCGAACAATGTACGGCGGATAACTTTACAACTTATACGGAACGGTGTTGGCAGTTCGTCTACGACGGGTGCGAAAGAACTATTGTACAGGAATGGGGACTCCAGTGTCAGGAGAACCTCTGGAAACTGGCCTTTGTGGGAACCACACACTTTGCTGGCCTGGTGGTGGGCACGGCCCTGTCAGGCTACCTGGCTGACCG CTTTGGACGCAAGCATGTATTCCTAGACTGCATTGTGTTTATGGCCCTGACTGGAGTTGGACAAGCTCTGGCCTGGGACTACATCAGTTTCTTGGTTTTTGTGTTTCTAAATGCAGTGGGCACCTCTGGAGTATACCCACTGGCCTTTATCATTGGCGTGGAGATGGTGGGTCCAAGGAAACGTGAGATGTCCTCCATCGTGCTCAATTACTTCTACGCTGTGGGTGAGGCGCTTTTGGGGCTGGCTTTTTTCCTGCCCAACTGGCGGAATTTGCAGCTAGTGCTCTCCCTACCGCCGCTGGTCTGCGTGGGATACTTTTGGCTAGTCCCAGAGTCTGTACGATGGCTCCTGGCTCGCGACCGGCGTGAACAGGCGGGCACTATCATCCGCAAAGTGGCCAAAGTGAACCGACGAGATATTTCAGTAGAGCTCATGGCCAGCTTTAAACAACAAGAGCTGGAGGCGCAAGGGGTCACTAGTGAGGAAATAGCAGCGGATATAACCCTCGTTGAACAGAAGGACGATCAGATTTGGGTAGCCGTCAAGCAGGTGCTCAGCTCTCACATATTAATGGGTCGATACGCTATAATGCTGTTTGTCTGGGCAGTGAATGCCATTGTTTACTATGGTCTCTCCTTGAACGCCACCAGCCTGAGTGGCAACAAGTACCTGAACTTCACTCTGGTGTGCCTCGTTGAAATCCCCGGATATAGTTTGGCTTGG GTGTTCCTACGCAGACTTGGAAGGCGTTGGGCTCTTTCCGGATCGCTGCTTCTCTGCTCCGTAACTTGTGTGGCTAGTGGATTTGTAACAATGG CCCAAAGCGAATGGATTTGGATTGgagctttttttaaaaaatcttgGATTT GTGCCAACTGGTTGGTGGTGTCGCTATTCCTCATCGGAAAACTAGGAATTACATCCTCATTTGCTGTTATTTACACATACACAGCAGAAATGATGCCAACG GTTATTCGCAGCGGTGGAGTTGGTGTAATGTCTACTTTTGCGCGGTTTGGAGCTATGCTGGCTCCCTTCGTTCCGCTATTA GCATCTTACTATGAACCCCTGCCCTTGCTGTTATTCGGGGCGACTTCCCTAGTGGCCGGACTCGTGTCACTTCTCCTGCCGGAAACATTTCACAAAAAGTTACCTGACACG GTCGAGGAGGCGATTGCACTGGGAAAATGA
- the LOC6495806 gene encoding organic cation transporter protein isoform X2, whose protein sequence is MSTPTSPASVPLLDFDEILTQIGEFGRFQRRNYLLICLPVLFAAANSLSYVFTAGAPTYRCLVPACDSLEAPDYGADWVSIAVPGRWNKQGHFTPDTCYKFVENKTDLEIPSSEQCTADNFTTYTERCWQFVYDGCERTIVQEWGLQCQENLWKLAFVGTTHFAGLVVGTALSGYLADRFGRKHVFLDCIVFMALTGVGQALAWDYISFLVFVFLNAVGTSGVYPLAFIIGVEMVGPRKREMSSIVLNYFYAVGEALLGLAFFLPNWRNLQLVLSLPPLVCVGYFWLVPESVRWLLARDRREQAGTIIRKVAKVNRRDISVELMASFKQQELEAQGVTSEEIAADITLVEQKDDQIWVAVKQVLSSHILMGRYAIMLFVWAVNAIVYYGLSLNATSLSGNKYLNFTLVCLVEIPGYSLAWVFLRRLGRRWALSGSLLLCSVTCVASGFVTMGANWLVVSLFLIGKLGITSSFAVIYTYTAEMMPTVIRSGGVGVMSTFARFGAMLAPFVPLLASYYEPLPLLLFGATSLVAGLVSLLLPETFHKKLPDTVEEAIALGK, encoded by the exons ATGTCAACTCCAACATCACCAGCATCTGTACCTCTCCTTGACTTTGACGAAATCCTCACCCAAATTGGCGAGTTTGGACGATTCCAGCGACGAAATTATCTACTTATCTGCCTGCCGGTTCTCTTCGCGGCGGCCAATAGCCTGTCATACGTGTTTACGGCGGGGGCACCCACATATCGTTGTCTAGTTCCCGCCTGTGATAGCCTAGAGGCGCCGGATTATGGAGCGGATTGGGTGTCGATAGCCGTTCCCGGGCGATGGAATAAGCAAGGTCATTTCACCCCAGACACCTGTTACAAGTTTGTGGAAAATAAAACCGACTTGGAAATTCCCTCATCCGAACAATGTACGGCGGATAACTTTACAACTTATACGGAACGGTGTTGGCAGTTCGTCTACGACGGGTGCGAAAGAACTATTGTACAGGAATGGGGACTCCAGTGTCAGGAGAACCTCTGGAAACTGGCCTTTGTGGGAACCACACACTTTGCTGGCCTGGTGGTGGGCACGGCCCTGTCAGGCTACCTGGCTGACCG CTTTGGACGCAAGCATGTATTCCTAGACTGCATTGTGTTTATGGCCCTGACTGGAGTTGGACAAGCTCTGGCCTGGGACTACATCAGTTTCTTGGTTTTTGTGTTTCTAAATGCAGTGGGCACCTCTGGAGTATACCCACTGGCCTTTATCATTGGCGTGGAGATGGTGGGTCCAAGGAAACGTGAGATGTCCTCCATCGTGCTCAATTACTTCTACGCTGTGGGTGAGGCGCTTTTGGGGCTGGCTTTTTTCCTGCCCAACTGGCGGAATTTGCAGCTAGTGCTCTCCCTACCGCCGCTGGTCTGCGTGGGATACTTTTGGCTAGTCCCAGAGTCTGTACGATGGCTCCTGGCTCGCGACCGGCGTGAACAGGCGGGCACTATCATCCGCAAAGTGGCCAAAGTGAACCGACGAGATATTTCAGTAGAGCTCATGGCCAGCTTTAAACAACAAGAGCTGGAGGCGCAAGGGGTCACTAGTGAGGAAATAGCAGCGGATATAACCCTCGTTGAACAGAAGGACGATCAGATTTGGGTAGCCGTCAAGCAGGTGCTCAGCTCTCACATATTAATGGGTCGATACGCTATAATGCTGTTTGTCTGGGCAGTGAATGCCATTGTTTACTATGGTCTCTCCTTGAACGCCACCAGCCTGAGTGGCAACAAGTACCTGAACTTCACTCTGGTGTGCCTCGTTGAAATCCCCGGATATAGTTTGGCTTGG GTGTTCCTACGCAGACTTGGAAGGCGTTGGGCTCTTTCCGGATCGCTGCTTCTCTGCTCCGTAACTTGTGTGGCTAGTGGATTTGTAACAATGG GTGCCAACTGGTTGGTGGTGTCGCTATTCCTCATCGGAAAACTAGGAATTACATCCTCATTTGCTGTTATTTACACATACACAGCAGAAATGATGCCAACG GTTATTCGCAGCGGTGGAGTTGGTGTAATGTCTACTTTTGCGCGGTTTGGAGCTATGCTGGCTCCCTTCGTTCCGCTATTA GCATCTTACTATGAACCCCTGCCCTTGCTGTTATTCGGGGCGACTTCCCTAGTGGCCGGACTCGTGTCACTTCTCCTGCCGGAAACATTTCACAAAAAGTTACCTGACACG GTCGAGGAGGCGATTGCACTGGGAAAATGA
- the LOC26514220 gene encoding transmembrane protein 186 → MLPGLCRNVAGACRTRSVPIVIQQLQRRHISSEPSEKVSTHDQAFFTEWRTIYSLPSIRLVAALSKLKVYQGAFTVAGLPIAFALGQTGQLTTDVFGIYAAIGVSGLATLSLVSLAARNLVGFIYINEQQDLLKLAYVDFWGRRKETLVDTEDLLPNWEQSTASRLKFVVPISLRSDPKQRYKLLNRFGQVSDPELFEGLFGS, encoded by the exons a TGCTTCCCGGATTGTGCCGGAATGTGGCAGGGGCATGCCGTACAAGAAGCGTACCCATAGTTATTCAACAGCTTCAGAGACGCCACATTTCGTCAGAGCCCTCTGAAAAAGTTTCCACACATGATCAGGCCTTCTTTACGGAATGGAGAACCATTTACAGCCTTCCATCGATCCGACTGGTGGCCGCCTTGAGTAAGCTAAAAGTCTACCAGGGAGCCTTTACAGTGGCCGGATTACCTATAGCATTTGCCCTGGGACAGACTGGCCAGTTGACCACGGATGTGTTTGGAATTTACGCAGCAATCGGCGTTAGTGGACTGGCCACTCTTAGTCTAGTGAGCCTGGCCGCCAGGAACCTTGTGGGCTTTATATACATTAATGAGCAGCAAGACCTGCTTAAGCTTGCCTATGTTGATTTTTGGGGACGACGAAAGGAGACCCTGGTGGACACAGAGGACCTGCTGCCCAACTGGGAACAGAGCACAGCATCTCGTCTCAAGTTTGTTGTGCCCATCAGTCTGCGGAGCGATCCTAAACAGCGGTATAAATTACTGAATCGTTTTGGCCAAGTCAGTGACCCCGAATTATTTGAAGGCCTTTTTGGAAGCTGA